From one Idiomarina sp. X4 genomic stretch:
- a CDS encoding TonB-dependent receptor family protein, which translates to MKKTLLTTAILASFAAPTFAEVAIDRTDDIEQIKIIGTKTDSRATAGSSAVIDEEQMRIEVPSDINQLMKTIPGVYVREEDGQGLRPNIGIRAATAGRVSKVTILEDGVMMAPAPYSNPAAYYFPTTFRMSSIEVLKGAPLLRYGPQTTGGVLNLVTTPVPEQFGGQVLTEFGENSSRDIHAHVGGTKGQWGFLLETVQRSSDGFKDIDRSSRDAGFDIEDYVAKLKWTGDSQSLLAKFQYSEETSNETYAGLTDADFAEDPNRRYGLSEIDQMNNHHDAISLNYNVELTDTVELNVLTYKNHFKRNWFKAGVVNGLVDLANAGDTDALAVLHGEQDYQDITWTNGNRGYDSYGVEVNTGIELASHFLEIGVRDHTDEMDRYQLKEVFDQVNGSLVFDSFIQPTGGDNRLEKAEAVSFWVTDQWQVTDDLMVNLALRHENVESSRLQFAVPDRSELDSTRSNDSSEWLPGASFTYDLSENWQVLAGVHKGFSPLGGGAKENQEPETSTNYEAGVRYNQGTLFVEAVGFYSDFNDTTQQCSIANPCDNGAESGNYVLGESVVRGLEFQASNTFEAGSFLIPVDVTYTYTKGEISEDNLNNLDGDELADIPQNTFSMRVALDNQNGWINYIVAKYADEMCVSTGCNRTDSQFDRTESVFVTDFVSRYEMNNNMAVYFKVENLFDQQQIVARSPHGARPNKPQTASFGVEYTF; encoded by the coding sequence ATGAAAAAGACGTTACTGACTACGGCTATTCTTGCAAGCTTCGCTGCTCCGACCTTTGCAGAAGTGGCTATTGACCGAACTGATGACATTGAACAAATCAAAATTATCGGTACAAAAACTGACTCCAGAGCCACTGCAGGCTCAAGCGCCGTTATCGACGAAGAGCAAATGCGAATTGAAGTACCATCCGACATTAACCAGTTGATGAAAACCATCCCTGGTGTCTATGTGCGTGAAGAAGACGGCCAAGGCCTCCGCCCAAACATTGGCATCCGTGCCGCAACCGCCGGCCGTGTCAGTAAAGTCACTATTTTGGAAGACGGCGTGATGATGGCGCCAGCACCCTATTCAAACCCGGCGGCATATTACTTCCCAACCACCTTCCGCATGTCGTCTATTGAAGTGCTGAAGGGCGCTCCATTATTGCGTTATGGTCCTCAAACCACTGGTGGTGTACTTAACCTGGTTACGACACCCGTGCCGGAGCAGTTCGGTGGTCAAGTATTGACTGAGTTCGGTGAAAACAGCAGCCGCGATATTCATGCGCATGTTGGCGGCACAAAAGGTCAGTGGGGCTTCTTGCTAGAAACCGTTCAACGCAGCAGCGACGGTTTTAAAGATATCGACCGCAGCAGCCGTGACGCTGGATTCGACATTGAAGACTATGTTGCGAAATTAAAATGGACAGGGGATAGCCAAAGTTTACTGGCTAAATTCCAGTATTCAGAAGAAACCTCAAACGAAACGTATGCAGGGCTTACTGACGCAGACTTTGCGGAAGACCCTAACCGCCGTTATGGGCTGTCTGAAATTGACCAGATGAACAATCATCATGACGCTATCAGTCTTAACTACAACGTGGAGCTAACTGACACCGTTGAATTGAATGTTCTGACTTATAAGAACCACTTTAAGCGCAACTGGTTTAAAGCGGGTGTTGTTAATGGCTTAGTTGACTTAGCCAATGCGGGTGACACAGACGCGCTAGCGGTTTTGCACGGCGAGCAAGATTACCAAGACATAACCTGGACCAACGGTAACCGTGGCTACGACTCTTATGGTGTTGAAGTAAATACCGGTATTGAGTTGGCATCGCATTTCCTCGAAATTGGCGTACGTGATCACACTGACGAAATGGATCGTTACCAGTTAAAAGAAGTCTTCGATCAAGTTAACGGTAGCCTGGTGTTTGACTCGTTCATTCAACCAACCGGTGGCGACAACCGTTTAGAAAAAGCGGAAGCCGTCAGCTTTTGGGTTACTGACCAGTGGCAAGTTACTGACGATTTGATGGTTAATCTGGCACTTCGTCATGAAAACGTTGAATCTTCACGCCTCCAGTTTGCAGTGCCGGACCGCAGCGAGTTAGACAGCACTCGCTCTAATGACAGCAGCGAATGGTTACCTGGTGCATCTTTTACTTATGACCTAAGCGAAAACTGGCAAGTTTTGGCTGGTGTTCATAAAGGTTTTTCTCCTTTAGGTGGTGGCGCAAAAGAAAACCAGGAGCCTGAAACCAGCACAAACTATGAAGCTGGTGTACGTTATAACCAAGGTACTTTATTTGTCGAAGCGGTTGGCTTCTACAGCGACTTTAACGACACAACACAGCAATGCTCAATCGCTAACCCATGTGACAACGGCGCGGAGTCAGGCAACTACGTATTGGGTGAGTCGGTCGTTCGTGGGTTGGAATTCCAGGCGAGCAACACGTTTGAAGCAGGCAGCTTCCTGATTCCTGTGGATGTAACCTATACCTACACCAAAGGTGAAATCAGCGAAGATAACCTGAATAACCTTGACGGTGATGAATTGGCAGACATTCCGCAAAATACGTTCAGTATGCGCGTTGCACTAGACAACCAAAACGGTTGGATAAACTACATTGTGGCAAAATACGCCGACGAAATGTGCGTCAGCACGGGCTGTAACCGTACCGACAGCCAATTCGACAGAACGGAATCTGTGTTTGTCACGGATTTCGTCAGCCGTTATGAGATGAACAACAACATGGCGGTTTATTTCAAAGTCGAAAACCTGTTTGATCAGCAACAAATTGTCGCTCGTTCACCTCACGGTGCTCGTCCTAACAAGCCTCAAACAGCCTCCTTTGGTGTTGAATACACTTTCTAA
- a CDS encoding metal-dependent hydrolase family protein, producing the protein MLKKLAVGIAVGLAATSAQAGNWLHCGDVFDSQSGQLIGERYIEVENGDIKAVKVNSPGSSNQVTDLSDSTCLPGFIDLHVHLDGQSGPNSYIKQFTQNPADLALIAQHYGMKTLKAGFTTVRNPGDSDNVTIALRDAINAGITDGPRIYTAGKSIATTGGHADPTNGWKEQLMGRPTPKDGVINSAEGAREAVRQHYKDGADFIKITATGGVLSMASSGDNPQFTDDELEALVDIADDYNFHVAAHAHGKAGMLRAVKAGIASVEHGTYMDDEVIAAMKEHGTYLVPTILAGKFVAEKAEIDGYFPEVVRPKAREIGPKIQDTFAKAYKAGVNVAFGTDSGVSAHGDNALEFQYMVEAGMPAAEAIQAATSVAADFLKNDKIGRIEANKKADIVAVKGNPLEDITLLQNVSFVMKDGKVYKQ; encoded by the coding sequence ATGCTTAAGAAATTAGCAGTAGGCATAGCCGTTGGTTTGGCGGCGACATCAGCGCAGGCAGGAAACTGGCTGCATTGCGGGGACGTATTCGATAGTCAATCCGGACAGCTTATTGGTGAGCGGTACATTGAAGTTGAAAATGGTGATATTAAGGCGGTCAAAGTGAATTCACCGGGAAGCTCCAACCAAGTAACCGACTTGTCAGACAGTACGTGTTTGCCGGGGTTTATTGACCTCCATGTGCACTTAGACGGTCAGTCCGGGCCAAATTCGTACATCAAGCAGTTTACTCAAAACCCGGCGGACTTAGCCTTGATTGCTCAGCACTACGGCATGAAAACGCTGAAAGCGGGATTCACAACGGTTCGTAATCCAGGTGATTCTGACAATGTGACCATTGCTTTGCGAGATGCCATTAACGCCGGTATTACCGATGGACCACGCATTTACACCGCAGGCAAGTCTATTGCAACAACGGGGGGGCATGCGGACCCGACAAACGGTTGGAAAGAACAACTGATGGGTCGTCCAACTCCAAAAGATGGTGTTATTAATAGCGCCGAAGGTGCTCGAGAAGCGGTTCGTCAACATTACAAAGACGGTGCTGACTTCATCAAAATTACCGCAACGGGCGGTGTATTGAGCATGGCAAGCAGCGGTGACAACCCTCAGTTTACTGACGATGAGTTAGAAGCCTTGGTTGATATTGCTGATGATTACAATTTTCATGTCGCCGCCCATGCGCACGGCAAAGCCGGTATGCTTCGTGCGGTAAAAGCGGGTATTGCTTCAGTTGAACATGGTACTTATATGGACGACGAAGTGATTGCGGCAATGAAAGAGCATGGTACGTATTTAGTACCGACGATTTTGGCTGGAAAATTTGTTGCTGAGAAAGCTGAAATTGACGGATATTTTCCTGAGGTTGTGAGACCCAAAGCGCGCGAAATTGGTCCGAAAATTCAGGATACCTTCGCCAAAGCTTATAAAGCGGGTGTGAATGTGGCGTTTGGTACTGATAGCGGCGTATCTGCACATGGTGACAATGCTCTGGAATTCCAGTACATGGTTGAAGCAGGCATGCCTGCAGCTGAAGCGATCCAAGCAGCGACAAGCGTCGCAGCTGATTTTCTGAAGAACGATAAAATTGGCCGTATTGAAGCGAATAAAAAGGCGGATATTGTGGCAGTAAAAGGTAATCCTTTAGAGGATATTACTCTGCTACAAAATGTCAGTTTCGTGATGAAAGACGGAAAAGTGTATAAGCAATAA
- a CDS encoding RrF2 family transcriptional regulator, with amino-acid sequence MQLKKYTDYGLRVLMYLAAKKNDNRVTIDELSGIFNVPRNHLNKVVHQLGKEGFIDTRRGKNGGFLLAVDPADVRLDKIIRRLEGDEYWIDCHKPECAIFPACELKNLINEGKETFYRFLSDYTLASLMQNDADIRRLWGQEIPINEAQ; translated from the coding sequence ATGCAACTTAAAAAATACACCGATTATGGTTTGCGCGTTTTAATGTATCTTGCGGCCAAAAAAAACGACAACAGAGTCACCATTGATGAACTCAGTGGCATCTTCAATGTGCCCAGAAACCACTTAAATAAAGTGGTGCACCAGTTAGGAAAAGAAGGGTTCATTGACACTCGCCGGGGGAAAAATGGTGGCTTTTTGCTGGCTGTTGACCCTGCCGATGTGCGGTTAGACAAGATCATACGCCGGCTTGAAGGTGACGAGTACTGGATAGATTGTCATAAGCCGGAGTGCGCTATATTCCCGGCCTGCGAGCTGAAGAATTTAATCAACGAAGGTAAGGAAACGTTCTACCGGTTTTTATCAGACTATACATTAGCCTCGCTAATGCAGAATGATGCTGATATTCGCCGACTCTGGGGACAGGAAATTCCAATAAACGAAGCACAATAA
- a CDS encoding META domain-containing protein translates to MTKIIKLTTVLTVLAGVVGCSSLTSDSEQTIQYQCGAAEVALNFTDEAATLHYKGSSARLQPVVSASGARYNDGADPVTQYWGKGNEATITWQGQELPTCVEKGTLPKHFTGRGNEPFWQVAVNPQHMTITTPNTEAIVDVAPAKVVSENPYEWRIDSATATQLVVIDTLCRDSMSGRLYPYQVDLHEDGNVYSGCGGDSEWLVQGVEWQLVKFGDHPLNTKAPTLSFLADGQLTGFNGCNRYFGQYNLGGELAQIQLMGSTKMACPETASQLEREFSDAMQRVYQVFIDNNERLVLTTRGNRQLIFVEQQ, encoded by the coding sequence ATGACGAAAATAATAAAACTGACCACGGTGCTAACCGTATTAGCTGGTGTAGTCGGTTGCAGTTCATTAACTAGTGACTCAGAGCAAACCATTCAGTATCAATGCGGGGCGGCCGAAGTGGCGCTCAACTTTACTGACGAGGCAGCGACACTTCATTACAAAGGCAGCTCGGCACGCTTGCAGCCAGTGGTTAGTGCATCGGGCGCACGCTATAACGACGGTGCTGACCCTGTCACCCAGTACTGGGGGAAAGGTAATGAAGCGACCATTACCTGGCAGGGACAGGAATTGCCAACCTGTGTGGAAAAAGGCACTTTGCCTAAGCACTTTACAGGCCGTGGCAACGAACCTTTCTGGCAGGTTGCGGTTAATCCGCAACACATGACCATTACGACACCGAATACTGAAGCAATTGTTGATGTCGCGCCGGCCAAAGTCGTTTCTGAGAACCCTTATGAATGGCGCATTGACTCAGCCACAGCAACGCAGTTAGTGGTTATTGATACGTTATGTCGGGACTCGATGAGTGGCAGGCTTTACCCCTACCAAGTCGATTTGCACGAAGACGGTAACGTTTATTCCGGCTGTGGTGGCGACAGTGAATGGTTAGTGCAGGGTGTCGAGTGGCAATTGGTTAAATTTGGCGACCATCCGCTCAATACAAAAGCGCCAACATTGAGTTTTCTGGCCGACGGTCAGCTGACTGGATTCAATGGTTGTAATCGGTACTTCGGACAATACAACTTAGGTGGCGAGCTGGCACAAATACAGCTTATGGGAAGTACCAAAATGGCGTGTCCGGAAACCGCCAGTCAACTGGAAAGAGAGTTCAGTGACGCTATGCAACGTGTCTATCAAGTATTTATTGATAACAATGAACGCTTAGTGTTGACCACTCGTGGTAATCGACAACTGATTTTTGTCGAGCAACAGTAG
- a CDS encoding ATP-grasp domain-containing protein, whose product MRDIVILHENEEWLVPLRAEFEKRGVAAKEWFLDTGVIPFTELPDDAVYYNRMSASSHTRGHRFAPELTRMALTWLESNNRTVVNGTGVLALEVCKLSQYAALQKAGLNVPKTQAVVGKSLLVEAAEKFAQWPVILKPNRGGKGLGVIKFDDAAGLQAYIDSADYEEPLDGVWLLQEYIKPKQPHITRSEFVGQKFVYAVNVNTEQGFELCPADVCSVDDAFCPTSETPAETPNKFTITKRFNDHEIIFALEAFLKANDIDVAGIEFIEDDKGELYVYDVNTNTNYNQTAEREAGVKQTGMGALADYLIDLAK is encoded by the coding sequence ATGCGAGATATTGTTATTCTGCACGAAAATGAAGAGTGGCTAGTGCCATTGAGAGCAGAATTTGAGAAGCGCGGAGTTGCGGCCAAAGAATGGTTTCTTGATACGGGCGTCATTCCTTTTACTGAACTGCCTGACGATGCGGTGTATTACAACCGCATGAGTGCCTCTTCGCATACCCGCGGGCATCGTTTTGCGCCAGAGCTAACTCGCATGGCCTTAACCTGGCTGGAAAGCAATAATCGAACGGTTGTGAATGGTACCGGTGTTCTTGCGCTAGAAGTCTGCAAGTTATCGCAGTATGCGGCATTGCAAAAAGCCGGGTTGAATGTTCCCAAAACACAAGCGGTCGTGGGTAAGAGTTTATTGGTTGAAGCTGCTGAAAAGTTCGCTCAGTGGCCCGTTATTTTGAAACCGAACCGCGGCGGCAAAGGTCTGGGTGTTATTAAGTTTGATGATGCGGCTGGTTTGCAAGCTTATATTGACAGTGCTGACTACGAAGAGCCTCTGGACGGTGTTTGGTTGTTGCAGGAGTACATCAAACCGAAACAACCGCACATTACCCGCAGCGAGTTTGTTGGTCAGAAATTTGTTTATGCAGTGAATGTGAATACTGAGCAGGGTTTTGAGCTCTGCCCGGCCGATGTATGCAGTGTTGATGATGCGTTCTGCCCGACCAGTGAAACGCCGGCGGAAACCCCGAATAAATTCACAATTACTAAGCGCTTTAACGACCACGAAATTATTTTTGCCCTTGAGGCGTTTTTAAAGGCCAATGATATTGATGTTGCAGGTATTGAATTCATTGAGGACGACAAAGGCGAGTTGTACGTGTATGACGTGAATACTAATACCAACTATAACCAAACTGCCGAGCGGGAAGCGGGTGTAAAGCAAACTGGAATGGGTGCTCTGGCTGATTATCTTATTGATTTAGCCAAATAA
- a CDS encoding MaoC family dehydratase, which translates to MERVDNHPQKLAPMPTMLFRSLFTLQRSDESEADSETLEKHYSIPAPAAKQLEKYHEAFGGFVSDVPLAMLYCIAQRAHLAQMLDDSFPWPAPGLVHVSNKLERHAVIQTDQSFQLVSKVKVPKRGPDVSPRRLRPQFTVEFWQEGEKVATCTSVYQVMKSDNAKAQTKKAPPKPFEPDEGWDNLAHWQLGSGMGRRYARISGDFNPIHLHPLVSRWFGFEKPIIHGMYMMARAQAELERKQSKAVTYIDVTFKRPVILPARVQLWVNCEEDKTKYEVRSSDHTSLKLEGSVRFD; encoded by the coding sequence ATGGAACGTGTGGATAACCATCCGCAAAAACTTGCCCCCATGCCAACTATGCTGTTCAGGTCATTATTTACCTTACAGCGTAGCGATGAGTCTGAGGCTGATTCAGAAACGCTGGAAAAGCATTATTCTATTCCGGCTCCGGCAGCTAAACAGCTAGAAAAATATCACGAGGCTTTTGGTGGTTTTGTTAGTGATGTTCCGCTTGCCATGCTGTATTGCATTGCACAACGCGCACACTTAGCGCAAATGCTCGACGACAGCTTCCCTTGGCCTGCACCGGGTCTGGTGCACGTCAGCAACAAACTAGAGCGCCATGCGGTTATTCAAACTGACCAGTCGTTTCAGCTGGTGTCAAAAGTCAAAGTACCTAAGCGCGGACCTGATGTGTCTCCACGCCGGTTAAGACCGCAGTTTACGGTCGAGTTTTGGCAAGAAGGTGAAAAAGTGGCGACCTGTACCAGCGTTTATCAAGTCATGAAGTCCGATAACGCAAAGGCACAAACAAAGAAAGCACCGCCGAAACCTTTCGAACCCGACGAAGGCTGGGACAACTTGGCTCATTGGCAGTTAGGCAGCGGTATGGGCCGCCGATACGCCCGTATATCCGGCGACTTTAACCCCATTCACCTACATCCGCTCGTGTCGCGCTGGTTTGGTTTCGAAAAACCGATTATTCACGGTATGTACATGATGGCTCGAGCTCAGGCTGAGCTGGAACGCAAACAGTCAAAAGCGGTAACCTACATAGACGTGACTTTTAAGCGCCCGGTTATTTTGCCGGCGAGAGTACAGCTGTGGGTGAATTGCGAGGAAGATAAAACCAAGTACGAAGTGCGCAGTAGCGACCACACCTCTTTGAAACTAGAAGGGTCAGTGCGTTTCGACTGA